From Nicotiana tabacum cultivar K326 chromosome 20, ASM71507v2, whole genome shotgun sequence, one genomic window encodes:
- the LOC107780819 gene encoding ureide permease 1 isoform X4: MYMVESKGGAIACMLLSLLLLGTWPALLTLLERRGRLPQHTYLDYTITNLLAAVIIALTFGQFGPSTPEMPDFLTQLSQDNWPSVLFAMAGGMVLSLGNLSTQYAWAFVGLSVTEVVSASITVVIGTTLNYYLDDKINKAEILFPGVGCFLIAVCLGSAVHSSNNADNKTKLDDYSNDCKDGVGTNGISSFKQTNFNTGGTNDLEDGGSSGKAKFGTAAFLIELENTRSIKVFGKGTFIGLAITFFAGICFSMFSPAFNLATNDQWHTLKDGVPHLTVYTAFFYFSSFCFVIAMVLNLTFLYYPILNAPKSSLKAYLNDWNGRGWALLAGLLCGFGNGLQFMGGQAAGYAAADAVQALPLVSTFWGVILFGEYRRSSRKTYTLLAGMLFMFTVAVAILMASSGHRK; this comes from the exons ATGTATATGGTAGAGAGCAAAGGTGGGGCTATAGCTTGTATGCTATTGTCTCTGTTATTGTTAGGGACATGGCCAGCTTTATTGACTTTGCTCGAAAGACGAGGGCGTCTTCCTCAACATACTTACCTTGATTATACTATTACCAATCTGTTGGCTGCTGTGATCATTGCTTTAACCTTTGGTCAGTTTGGGCCAAGCACACCAGAAATGCCTGATTTCCTCACTCAACTCTCTCAG GATAATTGGCCGAGTGTCTTGTTTGCAATGGCTGGAGGGATGGTCCTCAGCCTTGGGAACCTTTCAACTCAATATGCTTGGGCTTTTGTTGGTTTATCAGTCACTGAAGTGGTCTCTGCTAGTATTACAGTTGTTATAG GAACGACATTGAATTATTACCTTGACGACAAAATTAACAAAGCTGAGATTCTTTTTCCTGGAGTTGGATGTTTCTTGATTGCCGTTTGTTTAGGCTCTGCTGTTCATTCGTCCAACAACGCTGATAACAAAACCAAGCTTGATGATTATTCAAATGACTGTAAAGATGGAGTCGG GACTAATGGAATTTCTTCCTTCAAACAAACAAATTTTAATACAG GTGGTACAAATGATCTGGAGGATGGTGGTTCTTCTGGGAAGGCAAAATTTGGGACTGCGGCTTTCCTTATAGAACTTGAGAACACGAGATCAATCAAG GTTTTCGGGAAGGGCACGTTCATTGGTTTGGCCATAACATTTTTTGCTGGGATTTGCTTCTCAATGTTCTCGCCTGCATTTAACCTAGCGACAAATGATCAATGGCATACTCTCAAAGATGGAGTTCCGCACTTGACTGTCTATACAGCATTTTTCTACTTCTCATCATTTTGTTTTGTGATTGCCATGGTTCTGAACCTCACCTTCTTATACTACCCTATACTAAATGCACCCAAGTCGTCGCTAAAGGCTTATCTCAACGACTGGAATGGCAGAGGTTGGGCCCTTTTGGCTGGACTTTTGTGTGGTTTTGGCAATGGTCTACAATTCATGGGAGGTCAGGCTGCTGGATACGCAGCTGCAGATGCTGTTCAG GCACTGCCTCTTGTGAGCACATTTTGGGGGGTGATTTTGTTTGGAGAGTATAGAAGATCATCAAGAAAAACATATACACTCCTTGCGGGCATGCTGTTTATGTTTACAGTAGCTGTTGCAATTCTCATGGCATCGTCAGGTCATCGGAAGTAG
- the LOC107780819 gene encoding ureide permease 1 isoform X1, with protein sequence MFEKQQMDIWWPKWWLSPKKCSLFCLFTFLFLLKILDSLLQSEMDYWSVPKLVILSPEGVLSSGLKMYMVESKGGAIACMLLSLLLLGTWPALLTLLERRGRLPQHTYLDYTITNLLAAVIIALTFGQFGPSTPEMPDFLTQLSQDNWPSVLFAMAGGMVLSLGNLSTQYAWAFVGLSVTEVVSASITVVIGTTLNYYLDDKINKAEILFPGVGCFLIAVCLGSAVHSSNNADNKTKLDDYSNDCKDGVGTNGISSFKQTNFNTGGTNDLEDGGSSGKAKFGTAAFLIELENTRSIKVFGKGTFIGLAITFFAGICFSMFSPAFNLATNDQWHTLKDGVPHLTVYTAFFYFSSFCFVIAMVLNLTFLYYPILNAPKSSLKAYLNDWNGRGWALLAGLLCGFGNGLQFMGGQAAGYAAADAVQALPLVSTFWGVILFGEYRRSSRKTYTLLAGMLFMFTVAVAILMASSGHRK encoded by the exons ATGTTTGAGAAGCAACAAATGGATATTTGGTGGCCCAAATGGTGGTTGAGTCCAAAAAAGTGTTCACTGTTTTGTctttttacctttttgtttttgttaaagATTCTTGATTCCCTTTTACAATCTGAAATG GACTATTGGAGTGTTCCCAAGTTGGTAATACTTTCACCTGAAGGTGTATTATCTAGTGGATTGAAGATGTATATGGTAGAGAGCAAAGGTGGGGCTATAGCTTGTATGCTATTGTCTCTGTTATTGTTAGGGACATGGCCAGCTTTATTGACTTTGCTCGAAAGACGAGGGCGTCTTCCTCAACATACTTACCTTGATTATACTATTACCAATCTGTTGGCTGCTGTGATCATTGCTTTAACCTTTGGTCAGTTTGGGCCAAGCACACCAGAAATGCCTGATTTCCTCACTCAACTCTCTCAG GATAATTGGCCGAGTGTCTTGTTTGCAATGGCTGGAGGGATGGTCCTCAGCCTTGGGAACCTTTCAACTCAATATGCTTGGGCTTTTGTTGGTTTATCAGTCACTGAAGTGGTCTCTGCTAGTATTACAGTTGTTATAG GAACGACATTGAATTATTACCTTGACGACAAAATTAACAAAGCTGAGATTCTTTTTCCTGGAGTTGGATGTTTCTTGATTGCCGTTTGTTTAGGCTCTGCTGTTCATTCGTCCAACAACGCTGATAACAAAACCAAGCTTGATGATTATTCAAATGACTGTAAAGATGGAGTCGG GACTAATGGAATTTCTTCCTTCAAACAAACAAATTTTAATACAG GTGGTACAAATGATCTGGAGGATGGTGGTTCTTCTGGGAAGGCAAAATTTGGGACTGCGGCTTTCCTTATAGAACTTGAGAACACGAGATCAATCAAG GTTTTCGGGAAGGGCACGTTCATTGGTTTGGCCATAACATTTTTTGCTGGGATTTGCTTCTCAATGTTCTCGCCTGCATTTAACCTAGCGACAAATGATCAATGGCATACTCTCAAAGATGGAGTTCCGCACTTGACTGTCTATACAGCATTTTTCTACTTCTCATCATTTTGTTTTGTGATTGCCATGGTTCTGAACCTCACCTTCTTATACTACCCTATACTAAATGCACCCAAGTCGTCGCTAAAGGCTTATCTCAACGACTGGAATGGCAGAGGTTGGGCCCTTTTGGCTGGACTTTTGTGTGGTTTTGGCAATGGTCTACAATTCATGGGAGGTCAGGCTGCTGGATACGCAGCTGCAGATGCTGTTCAG GCACTGCCTCTTGTGAGCACATTTTGGGGGGTGATTTTGTTTGGAGAGTATAGAAGATCATCAAGAAAAACATATACACTCCTTGCGGGCATGCTGTTTATGTTTACAGTAGCTGTTGCAATTCTCATGGCATCGTCAGGTCATCGGAAGTAG
- the LOC107780819 gene encoding ureide permease 1 isoform X2, with the protein MQSFYRIADYWSVPKLVILSPEGVLSSGLKMYMVESKGGAIACMLLSLLLLGTWPALLTLLERRGRLPQHTYLDYTITNLLAAVIIALTFGQFGPSTPEMPDFLTQLSQDNWPSVLFAMAGGMVLSLGNLSTQYAWAFVGLSVTEVVSASITVVIGTTLNYYLDDKINKAEILFPGVGCFLIAVCLGSAVHSSNNADNKTKLDDYSNDCKDGVGTNGISSFKQTNFNTGGTNDLEDGGSSGKAKFGTAAFLIELENTRSIKVFGKGTFIGLAITFFAGICFSMFSPAFNLATNDQWHTLKDGVPHLTVYTAFFYFSSFCFVIAMVLNLTFLYYPILNAPKSSLKAYLNDWNGRGWALLAGLLCGFGNGLQFMGGQAAGYAAADAVQALPLVSTFWGVILFGEYRRSSRKTYTLLAGMLFMFTVAVAILMASSGHRK; encoded by the exons ATGCAATCTTTTTACAGAATTGCA GACTATTGGAGTGTTCCCAAGTTGGTAATACTTTCACCTGAAGGTGTATTATCTAGTGGATTGAAGATGTATATGGTAGAGAGCAAAGGTGGGGCTATAGCTTGTATGCTATTGTCTCTGTTATTGTTAGGGACATGGCCAGCTTTATTGACTTTGCTCGAAAGACGAGGGCGTCTTCCTCAACATACTTACCTTGATTATACTATTACCAATCTGTTGGCTGCTGTGATCATTGCTTTAACCTTTGGTCAGTTTGGGCCAAGCACACCAGAAATGCCTGATTTCCTCACTCAACTCTCTCAG GATAATTGGCCGAGTGTCTTGTTTGCAATGGCTGGAGGGATGGTCCTCAGCCTTGGGAACCTTTCAACTCAATATGCTTGGGCTTTTGTTGGTTTATCAGTCACTGAAGTGGTCTCTGCTAGTATTACAGTTGTTATAG GAACGACATTGAATTATTACCTTGACGACAAAATTAACAAAGCTGAGATTCTTTTTCCTGGAGTTGGATGTTTCTTGATTGCCGTTTGTTTAGGCTCTGCTGTTCATTCGTCCAACAACGCTGATAACAAAACCAAGCTTGATGATTATTCAAATGACTGTAAAGATGGAGTCGG GACTAATGGAATTTCTTCCTTCAAACAAACAAATTTTAATACAG GTGGTACAAATGATCTGGAGGATGGTGGTTCTTCTGGGAAGGCAAAATTTGGGACTGCGGCTTTCCTTATAGAACTTGAGAACACGAGATCAATCAAG GTTTTCGGGAAGGGCACGTTCATTGGTTTGGCCATAACATTTTTTGCTGGGATTTGCTTCTCAATGTTCTCGCCTGCATTTAACCTAGCGACAAATGATCAATGGCATACTCTCAAAGATGGAGTTCCGCACTTGACTGTCTATACAGCATTTTTCTACTTCTCATCATTTTGTTTTGTGATTGCCATGGTTCTGAACCTCACCTTCTTATACTACCCTATACTAAATGCACCCAAGTCGTCGCTAAAGGCTTATCTCAACGACTGGAATGGCAGAGGTTGGGCCCTTTTGGCTGGACTTTTGTGTGGTTTTGGCAATGGTCTACAATTCATGGGAGGTCAGGCTGCTGGATACGCAGCTGCAGATGCTGTTCAG GCACTGCCTCTTGTGAGCACATTTTGGGGGGTGATTTTGTTTGGAGAGTATAGAAGATCATCAAGAAAAACATATACACTCCTTGCGGGCATGCTGTTTATGTTTACAGTAGCTGTTGCAATTCTCATGGCATCGTCAGGTCATCGGAAGTAG
- the LOC107780819 gene encoding ureide permease 1 isoform X3, with translation MDYWSVPKLVILSPEGVLSSGLKMYMVESKGGAIACMLLSLLLLGTWPALLTLLERRGRLPQHTYLDYTITNLLAAVIIALTFGQFGPSTPEMPDFLTQLSQDNWPSVLFAMAGGMVLSLGNLSTQYAWAFVGLSVTEVVSASITVVIGTTLNYYLDDKINKAEILFPGVGCFLIAVCLGSAVHSSNNADNKTKLDDYSNDCKDGVGTNGISSFKQTNFNTGGTNDLEDGGSSGKAKFGTAAFLIELENTRSIKVFGKGTFIGLAITFFAGICFSMFSPAFNLATNDQWHTLKDGVPHLTVYTAFFYFSSFCFVIAMVLNLTFLYYPILNAPKSSLKAYLNDWNGRGWALLAGLLCGFGNGLQFMGGQAAGYAAADAVQALPLVSTFWGVILFGEYRRSSRKTYTLLAGMLFMFTVAVAILMASSGHRK, from the exons ATG GACTATTGGAGTGTTCCCAAGTTGGTAATACTTTCACCTGAAGGTGTATTATCTAGTGGATTGAAGATGTATATGGTAGAGAGCAAAGGTGGGGCTATAGCTTGTATGCTATTGTCTCTGTTATTGTTAGGGACATGGCCAGCTTTATTGACTTTGCTCGAAAGACGAGGGCGTCTTCCTCAACATACTTACCTTGATTATACTATTACCAATCTGTTGGCTGCTGTGATCATTGCTTTAACCTTTGGTCAGTTTGGGCCAAGCACACCAGAAATGCCTGATTTCCTCACTCAACTCTCTCAG GATAATTGGCCGAGTGTCTTGTTTGCAATGGCTGGAGGGATGGTCCTCAGCCTTGGGAACCTTTCAACTCAATATGCTTGGGCTTTTGTTGGTTTATCAGTCACTGAAGTGGTCTCTGCTAGTATTACAGTTGTTATAG GAACGACATTGAATTATTACCTTGACGACAAAATTAACAAAGCTGAGATTCTTTTTCCTGGAGTTGGATGTTTCTTGATTGCCGTTTGTTTAGGCTCTGCTGTTCATTCGTCCAACAACGCTGATAACAAAACCAAGCTTGATGATTATTCAAATGACTGTAAAGATGGAGTCGG GACTAATGGAATTTCTTCCTTCAAACAAACAAATTTTAATACAG GTGGTACAAATGATCTGGAGGATGGTGGTTCTTCTGGGAAGGCAAAATTTGGGACTGCGGCTTTCCTTATAGAACTTGAGAACACGAGATCAATCAAG GTTTTCGGGAAGGGCACGTTCATTGGTTTGGCCATAACATTTTTTGCTGGGATTTGCTTCTCAATGTTCTCGCCTGCATTTAACCTAGCGACAAATGATCAATGGCATACTCTCAAAGATGGAGTTCCGCACTTGACTGTCTATACAGCATTTTTCTACTTCTCATCATTTTGTTTTGTGATTGCCATGGTTCTGAACCTCACCTTCTTATACTACCCTATACTAAATGCACCCAAGTCGTCGCTAAAGGCTTATCTCAACGACTGGAATGGCAGAGGTTGGGCCCTTTTGGCTGGACTTTTGTGTGGTTTTGGCAATGGTCTACAATTCATGGGAGGTCAGGCTGCTGGATACGCAGCTGCAGATGCTGTTCAG GCACTGCCTCTTGTGAGCACATTTTGGGGGGTGATTTTGTTTGGAGAGTATAGAAGATCATCAAGAAAAACATATACACTCCTTGCGGGCATGCTGTTTATGTTTACAGTAGCTGTTGCAATTCTCATGGCATCGTCAGGTCATCGGAAGTAG